From a region of the Podarcis muralis chromosome 16, rPodMur119.hap1.1, whole genome shotgun sequence genome:
- the CFL1 gene encoding cofilin-1, translating to MASGVAVSDGVIKVFNDMKVRKASTPEEVKKRKKAVLFCLSEDKKNIILEEGKEILVGDVGDTIDDPYLYFVKMLPDCDCRYALYDATYETKESKKEDLVFIFWAPECAPLKSKMIYASSKDAIKKKLTGIKHELQANCYEEVKDRCTLAEKLGGSAVISLEGKPL from the exons ATG GCATCTGGCGTAGCCGTCTCCGATGGAGTTATCAAGGTCTTCAATGACATGAAGGTGCGCAAAGCATCCACCCCAGAAGAGGTGAAGAAGCGCAAGAAAGCTGTGCTCTTCTGCTTGAGCGAAGATAAGAAGAACATCATCCtggaagaggggaaggagatcctGGTGGGGGATGTGGGGGACACCATTGATGACCCCTACCTCTACTTCGTCAAGATGCTGCCGGACTGTGACTGCCGCTATGCCCTTTACGATGCCACCTATGAGACAAAGGAAAGCAAAAAGGAGGACCTTGTCTTCATCTTCTG GGCGCCTGAGTGTGCCCCCCTGAAGAGCAAGATGATCTATGCCAGTTCTAAGGATGCCATCAAGAAAAAATTAACAG GGATCAAGCACGAGTTGCAAGCAAACTGCTACGAGGAAGTCAAGGATCGCTGCACCCTTGCGGAGAAATTGGGCGGCAGTGCCGTCATCAGCTTGGAGGGCAAGCCCTTgtga